GCAACTTCGTCGGGATGCGATACGATTCCAAGCGTAGCCCTCCCTAGGTTGTTCGTGCGGTTGAAAACATAAATCAAGCCCCGAAAACGGGGCTTTTCCTGTAAAATCGCCTGTCGTATGTTTGGCTTGCATTTTAGATGCTGTGTATCAGTCTACACATTGTAGGCGTTCAAATGACTATGTGTGTTTATTGTTCTACTTTTTCCGGTACGCACCACTCGTCGCCCCAGGATTGAACGGCGTCCATGACGGGCTGAAGGGCTTTACCTTTCGTCGTCAATTCGTACTCGATGCGAACCGGGGTTTCCGGATATACGTGTCGCACGAGAACACCCGCTTTTTCCAACTCTTTAAAGCGTTCAGCGAGCATCCGATCACTCATGTTTGGAATCATCTCAGAAATGTCTTTGAACCGCTTGGGGCCCTGCATTAGAACTCGAATAATGAGTCCTGTCCAGCGTTTACCGAGAAGGGTAAATGCTGATTCAAACTTCGGGCACAGCTGTTCATGGTTTCCCATGACCATCATCTCCTGAAACTATTTTAACACATTTTTACGTGTTCGCGTAATGTTTTCAAGTAACTTTCTATGTCTGTATTCAGAAATTTCGGATGATATTTGGTATCTTTGTATCCGTTGCACAACGTAGGCTCTTCTGGTAAATCTAGAGCAAAACCGCAAACTATGCGACGAGAGGGGACAGGCAATTGTTCGGATATTCTATCCGTATGCCAAAACCAGCGACTCCGTTTAAGGATTCCCTGAATTCGGCGCAAAATCGTTTGGATAATTTAACAAAGCCCTTGGGCAGTCTTGGTCATTTGGAAGATCTGGTCGCTCAGATAGCCGGACTGCAGGGGAAACTGATTCCCGAGTTGGATTCGCCTTATTTTCTTGTTTTTGCTGCCGATCACGGCGTCGCAACGAATCACACCCTGTCGCGATACGGCCAGGAAGTGACGGAGGAGATGACCGTTAACATCGCCATGAAAACGTCCGTGAGCGCCGTTTTGGCGCGTCACTATGGCGTACCCCTGGACGTAATTGACGTGGGTGTCATTAGGCAGGTCCGCCATCCAAGTGTACGTGTTCGCAAAGTGGCAAGAGGGACTGCAGAT
This is a stretch of genomic DNA from Alicyclobacillus dauci. It encodes these proteins:
- a CDS encoding winged helix-turn-helix transcriptional regulator, whose amino-acid sequence is MGNHEQLCPKFESAFTLLGKRWTGLIIRVLMQGPKRFKDISEMIPNMSDRMLAERFKELEKAGVLVRHVYPETPVRIEYELTTKGKALQPVMDAVQSWGDEWCVPEKVEQ